A window of the Salvia splendens isolate huo1 unplaced genomic scaffold, SspV2 ctg839, whole genome shotgun sequence genome harbors these coding sequences:
- the LOC121791515 gene encoding uncharacterized protein LOC121791515 translates to MDILKTSRCIPTPFRPPPLIPHSRLANPLPQPRNFRKCRNMCAASNSDTILKSTDNTSKEEDGYGDLKTWMDKNGLPPCKVMLKERPSHDSNYHSIHYVAASEDLQEGDVAFCVPNALVVTLERVLGNETVAELLTTNKLSELACLALYLMYEKKQCKKSFWYPYIKELDRQRGRGQLAVESPLLWSEAELEYLTGSPTMAEILGRAEGIKREYNELDTVWFMAGSLFQQYPFDIPTEAFPFEIFKQAFVAIQSCVVHLQRVSLARRFALVPLGPPLLSYKSNCKAMLTAVDGAVQLIVDRPYKAGEPIVVWCGPQPNSKLLINYGFVDDDNTYDRLVVEASLNTEDPQYQDKRLAAQRNGKLSVQSFQVSVGKEREAVLDMLPYLRLGYVYDRSEMESVLSSQGPICPVSACMERAVLDQLAGYFIKRLDGYPTTLSEDEILLADSNLNPKRRVATQLVRLEKKMLIACLQATVDLMEHLPDDSVSPCPAPYAPTLK, encoded by the exons ATGGATATACTCAAAACCTCGCGCTGCATTCCAACTCCTTTTCGCCCTCCGCCGCTGATTCCCCACTCTCGTCTCGCGAATCCACTTCCTCAGCCTCGGAATTTCaggaaatgtagaaatatgtgCGCAGCTTCGAATTCCGACACAATTCTCAAATCGACCGATAATACGAGCAAAGAGGAAGACGGTTACGGCGATTTGAAGACTTGGATGGATAAGAACGGGCTTCCGCCGTGCAAAGTTATGCTCAAGGAAAGGCCTTCTCACGATTCCAACtaccactccattcattatgtAGCTGCCAGTGAAGATCTCCAG GAAGGTGACGTAGCATTTTGTGTACCTAACGCATTGGTGGTGACGCTTGAGAGAGTTTTGGGAAATGAAACTGTCG CTGAACTTCTTACCACGAACAAATTATCAGAGCTAGCCTGCTTGGCACTATATCTAATGTATGAGAAGAAGCAATGTAAAAAGTCTTTCTGGTATCCTTACATTAAAGAACTTGATCGCCAAAGGGGTCGAGGGCAGCTAGCTGTTGAGTCACCACTTTTATGGTCAGAGGCTGAACTGGAGTACCTAACAGGCAGTCCAACAATG GCTGAAATTTTGGGGAGGGCCGAAGGAATAAAGAGAGAATACAATGAGCTTGACACTGTCTGGTTCATGGCTGGCTCATTATTCCAG CAATATCCATTTGATATCCCCACAGAGGCTTTCCCTTTTGAGATTTTCAAACAAGCTTTTGTTGCCATTCAATCATGTGTGGTTCATTTGCAG AGAGTCAGTTTGGCGAGGAGATTTGCCTTGGTTCCCTTAGGGCCTCCGCTTTTGTCATATAAAAGCAACTGCAAAGCAATGTTGACTGCTGTTGATGGGGCTGTGCAACTTATTGTCGATCGTCCCTATAAAGCTGGGGAACCTATTGTCGTCTG GTGTGGGCCGCAGCCCAATTCAAAATTACTAATAAACTATGGTTTTGTAGATGATGACAATACTTATGATCGCCTGGTGGTGGAG GCTTCTCTGAATACTGAGGATCCTCAGTATCAGGATAAGAGATTGGCTGCACAAAGAAATGGGAAGTTATCAGTTCAAAGTTTTCAG GTCTCGGTTGGGAAAGAAAGAGAGGCTGTGCTGGACATGCTTCCTTATCTGCGATTGGGATATGTTTATGATCGGTCAGAGATGGAATCTGTTCTATCTTCGCAAGGTCCAATATGTCCG GTGAGTGCTTGTATGGAACGTGCCGTTCTGGATCAACTTGCTGGATATTTTATAAAACGACTTGATGGTTATCCTACTACACTAAGTGAAGATGAAATCTTG CTTGCAGATAGTAACTTGAATCCGAAACGGCGAGTAGCAACTCAACTTGTAAGGTTGGAGAAGAAAATGCTAATAGCTTGCCTACAGGCAACAGTAGATCTAATGGAACATTTACCTGATGACTCTGTATCCCCATGTCCTGCTCCTTATGCCCCAACCCTCAAatg A